A window from Corynebacterium singulare encodes these proteins:
- a CDS encoding DUF202 domain-containing protein, producing the protein MSELYDPGLQPERTRLAWQRTGLAALVAGLLVARSAALWATVIVGVVTAAVLWLATAKLRHADSALSQAAPLPGAWALAAVTAGTMVLGAVAFIAVW; encoded by the coding sequence GTGAGTGAGCTCTATGACCCCGGCCTGCAGCCGGAACGCACCCGCCTAGCGTGGCAGCGCACGGGCCTTGCCGCCCTGGTAGCCGGCCTGCTCGTGGCGCGCTCGGCGGCGCTGTGGGCCACGGTCATCGTGGGCGTTGTCACCGCCGCGGTGCTGTGGCTGGCCACGGCGAAGCTCCGGCACGCCGATAGCGCCCTCTCCCAGGCCGCGCCGCTGCCTGGCGCCTGGGCGCTCGCCGCGGTGACCGCGGGGACGATGGTGCTGGGCGCGGTGGCGTTCATAGCGGTCTGGTAG
- a CDS encoding SLC13 family permease yields the protein MTTPHTHVSTAHTEGEDDHGVDRKDWRRMAIGLFAGLVLAAIVWFIFPSNAVDTVAQSPGAKEGAEYSESALRAVAAVTILMGVWWMTEAIPLAATALLPLVIFPLAGVGTIKEVGAPYASATIFLFMGGFLIALALQRWNLHRRLALYVVKVIGTSPKRLILGFMLATGFLSMWVSNTATAVVMLPIGTSVLALTAETVGGWDKQKKFATALMLGIAYSASIGSLGTLIGTPPNAFLNAYMADTWGVTLGFGRWMAVGVPLAATFLLIAWFLLITIFKPEMKEIPGGRELIDDEIKALGPWTRPQIMTGIIFVLAAAAWVTLPLVLSEFENYDDAIVGIAAGILLFILPADNQRRIRLLDWETANEMPWDVLLLFGGGLSLSSVFNSSGLSLWIGEMAKGLSVLPVVLIVAAVAALVLFLTEITSNTATAATFIPIMGGVAVGVGLTADGDINVLLLTIPVALAATCAFMLPVATPPNAIAYGSGYVKIGEMIKGGFGLNILGIFLITLTIYLLAVPIFGLSV from the coding sequence ATGACTACCCCGCACACTCACGTCTCTACCGCGCACACGGAGGGCGAGGACGACCACGGCGTAGACCGCAAAGACTGGCGCCGCATGGCCATCGGGCTCTTCGCCGGCCTGGTGCTGGCGGCCATCGTGTGGTTCATTTTCCCCAGCAACGCCGTCGATACGGTGGCGCAATCCCCGGGCGCGAAGGAAGGGGCGGAGTACTCCGAGAGCGCACTGCGCGCGGTGGCCGCGGTGACCATCCTTATGGGCGTGTGGTGGATGACGGAGGCCATCCCGCTGGCCGCCACCGCGCTGTTGCCGCTGGTCATCTTCCCGCTGGCGGGCGTGGGCACCATCAAGGAGGTCGGCGCGCCGTACGCCTCCGCCACCATCTTCCTCTTCATGGGCGGCTTCCTGATCGCCCTGGCGCTGCAGCGCTGGAACCTGCACCGCCGCTTGGCGCTCTACGTGGTGAAGGTGATTGGCACCTCGCCCAAGCGCCTGATTCTGGGCTTCATGCTGGCTACCGGCTTCTTGTCCATGTGGGTGTCCAACACCGCTACGGCCGTGGTCATGCTGCCGATTGGTACCTCGGTACTGGCGCTTACCGCGGAGACTGTGGGCGGTTGGGATAAGCAGAAGAAGTTCGCTACTGCGCTCATGCTGGGAATTGCCTACTCGGCGTCGATTGGCTCGCTCGGCACGCTCATCGGCACCCCGCCCAATGCCTTCCTCAACGCCTACATGGCGGATACCTGGGGCGTGACCTTGGGCTTTGGCCGCTGGATGGCAGTCGGCGTGCCGCTGGCGGCGACGTTCCTGCTCATCGCGTGGTTCCTGCTGATTACTATCTTCAAGCCGGAGATGAAGGAAATCCCGGGCGGGCGCGAGCTTATCGACGATGAAATCAAGGCCCTCGGCCCATGGACCCGCCCCCAGATCATGACGGGCATTATCTTCGTCCTCGCCGCCGCGGCCTGGGTGACGCTGCCGCTGGTGCTCTCGGAGTTTGAGAACTACGACGACGCCATCGTGGGCATCGCCGCCGGCATCCTGCTGTTCATTCTCCCGGCAGATAACCAGCGCCGCATCCGCCTGCTGGACTGGGAGACCGCGAACGAGATGCCGTGGGATGTCCTTCTGCTCTTCGGCGGCGGCCTGTCCCTGTCCTCGGTATTCAACTCCTCCGGTCTGTCCCTGTGGATCGGTGAGATGGCCAAGGGGCTCAGCGTCCTGCCGGTGGTGCTCATCGTGGCCGCCGTGGCGGCTCTGGTCCTCTTCCTCACGGAGATCACCTCCAACACCGCGACGGCCGCGACCTTCATCCCGATCATGGGCGGCGTCGCCGTTGGCGTGGGCCTGACTGCCGACGGCGACATCAACGTCCTCCTGCTCACCATCCCCGTCGCGCTGGCGGCAACGTGCGCGTTCATGCTCCCGGTCGCCACCCCGCCGAACGCCATCGCGTACGGCTCCGGCTACGTCAAGATTGGGGAGATGATCAAGGGCGGCTTCGGCCTCAACATCCTGGGCATCTTCCTCATCACCCTCACCATCTACCTACTGGCGGTGCCCATCTTCGGCCTGTCCGTCTAG